The segment TCACGGGCTTTCCAACCAATCTTTCAGAGGTCAGCCTGTGAGTCCTCTGCTCCATCGACATCACCGTTTAGAGTTCTCGCGAGTGCTTAAACATCTAACGGCGTTATGCAAAGGTTTATTTATTCCAGCTCCCTAAAAAAGTTAGGTGGTTGCGTGCACCCGATAAAACGCGCGGTTGAGTATAAGGGCTCGGTTGAGTTCACCCGGAGCGAGCTCGTTGGGATACTTGCCTTCAGCCTCCGCCTGATGGACGTGAAAGCCGCGAAGGAGCTTATAGCGAAGTCCCTGGAGGAGGGCCTCCTCGAGGAACGGGGAGGGGTTCTGGTGGTCAACAAAGCCCTGCTCGCGGAGGAGGAAGCCGAGGAGGACCTCTTCAACGAGATGGCGGCGCATATAGCCGGTTCTCTCGGCTGGGAGCGGGAGGAGGTTCTTGAGGGCATTAAATCCATGCGCGAGCGCTACGGCGACCTAGACGAGAAGGTTCTTGCGTACCTGTTCGGCATGGACAAGGGCGTTGATATGTCGCGCTTTAAGGACCGGCTTGAGATGTGAGGGCTTTCCCCTCTATTCCGCAAACCGTTTTAACGATCCCGCCAAATTCTCTCCGGGGTGATGTCATGCCCGAGGAGGCGCTCATCATCGTTGACATGCAGAGGGATTTCATGCCTGGAGGAGCTTTGCCGGTTCCCGACGGGGAGGGGATAATACCCCGGTGCAACCGCTACATCGAGGAGTTCAGGAAGAGGGGGGCCCTGATAGTTGCCACGCGCGACTGGCATCCCGAGAACCACGTCAGCTTTAGGGAGCAGGGTGGGCCGTGGCCGAGGCACTGCGTCCAAAACACTCCCGGGGCAGAATTCGTCGTTGAACTTCCCGCAGATGTCGTGATAATCTCAAAGGCCACGGGGCCGGATAAAGAGGCCTACTCCGGATTCGAGGGAACGAATCTGGCGGAGATACTGAAGAGAAACGGGGTGAGGAGGGTCTACATCTGCGGCGTTGCAACCGAGTACTGCGTTAAAGCGACCGCCCTCGATGCCGTCAAGCACGGCTTTGAGACCTACCTCCTCCGCGACGCGGTGAAGGGGATTAAACCCCAGAATGAGGAGCGGGCTTTGGGGGAGATGGAGAGGGCCGGCGTGAAGGTTCTCTACCTGATATGACCGTTTCCCCCTGCACCTACTTTTGTTTCAATCCGACTAACCACTACCAATGAATTCTTGCAGTGCAGGAGGTTGGCCTCAACCACCAGCATCACAGAACTCACCGAGCCCTCAACCAGTGGTTCATTGGCCTTCAGGCTGAATGGAAACAGCCCCGACAAGTTCAAAACCGCCACAAAATCCCTATCCAAAGAAAACCCACAAACCGGACACTTAAAAACCCTCCGACGCAGAGCGTCATCATCAGGCTTAACCTTAAACGCACCACAGTGAGGACAAACCTGAGAAGAATAAGCGGGATTAACAAATATGATAGGAACACCACACTCAACCGCCTTTTCAAAAACAAACCGCTGGAAACCACTCATCCCAATGTTGTGAGGAGTATCCCTCAACCTCTTCTCACTCTTCCTTCTCCTATTAACCATTTTTTGATTAAAATTCTTTGGCACGGCCTCAAGAACAATCGTAGCGTTCAACCTCCCAGCGAGTTCAACAAGCCTCATCGCCAACTTCCTCTGTAAATCAACCCTCCTGTTCGTCTTTCTCCGCCCAAACTTTCTGAGGAGTCTCCTCCCCCTCTTCGAGGGAACCTTCCTCTTCCAACTAATCGAGTGAGTCTTTTGAACTTGCTTTCTCACATCGGAATAAAACCTCGTCATCCTACCAAACCCAGTCTTAACTTGGATTAAGAACTCGTGAGTACCGAACGAAACGTTGTCAGCGTTGTAATCCACACTAAGGAATCTTCCAGTTGGTTCAAGTTCAGTGAACTCTTTCTCAAAGACGAAATAAGCAAGAACTTTCCGCTCCTTTTCAAGTAATCTGAGTTTGATGCCGGGTTTAATTTTCCAGCCCTCGTCAAGATACCTGAAGAAGAGTTTGTGTGGTTTTAATGAGAGTTTTATCCGACCCCTCTTTGTCGTGAAGCCTATGATGAGGATTTTTCTTCCGTTTTTCAGGATGTTGAACCGTGGAAACCTCTTGTAGTCCCACAGAACGTCGTCCAGCCAGAGTGAAACGTTCCTGATTACTGGTTTCTTAGTCTTAGCTTTCCCTTTCTTTTTCAATTCAAGAAAACTCTTCGCCCTTGTTGTGGCGTCTTGACAAACCGTGTAGTAATAGTGGGTTGGTAAGTCGTGCTCCTCCTTGAGTTTTTTGTAGAAGATTTTCCTAAGTTTTAGATGGCTCTTAACCCTGTTTTCGACGGCGTAATTAGTTAAAAATTTCAAAATCTCCGAGTATTCATCATAAACTTCTTTTATCGCCTTGAACTTTCTCTTCGTGAGTGGGAGGCTTTCGAGGACGACTGTTCGAGTTAGTTTCACTCGTTCTCAACCTCTACGAGGAGTTTTTTGAACCCTTGAACGAGCTTCTTATTCTTGTGGCTTCTTAGCCCGTAAAGTCTCCCCGCAAAGCTGGTTATTATTGCAATTAAGTCTTCAACGAGTTCTTCTCTTGGCGTCTTGTCCTTTTCGAAGACCGTTTCAATCCTCACGTTGTAAGCCGAGAAGAGTTCTTCCAAGTATTTGAACCCGAATCGTGTAAGCCTATCTGGATAAGTGACGATAAGAACGTCATACTCGTTGTTCTTAGCGAGGTTGATGAGTTTTTTGAGGCCTTTTCTATTCTCGTTCAGTCCGGAGGCGATTTCTTTCACTTCTTCAACTATTTGGTAGCCTTTGCTGATGGCGTATTGTTCGAGGGTTTTGAGTTGGGTTTCCAAGTCTTTCTCCTGGTCTCTTCCTGAGACTCTTGCGTAGAGGACTGCCCTCGTTGTTTCGTTCTTTTTACCCAGTAGTCGCTGGACTTCCTCCTCGGGAATTCTGAAGTCTCGGCCTATTTTGATGGCTCTGATTTTTCCGGCGTGAATCCAGCGGATTATTGTGACTTTGTTGTAGTTGAGGAGTTCTGCCACCTCTGAAGGCTTGTAAAACTTCGGCATTGCTGACCCTCAAGTATTAATATGCAACTAAAGTATTTAAATCTTTCGAAAGACACTACTTAGATAACAGCCTTTTCCATTCTTTGAGGAGGACAAGGAGAAGGTTGAGCACTATCGGACCGATTATGAGGCCCTTCACCCCCATGGCCCACGTTCCGCCTATCATCCCGATGAAGACGAGGGTCTCGTCGAGGTTCGCGTCCTTAGCGACCATCATTGGCCTTATCGTGTAGTCGGGCATCGGGGAGACCAGGAAGAAGCCGTAGATTGCTATCCCGATTGCGTGGAGGTACATGGCCTTCTTGGCAAAGTACGCAGCTGCGATAAGCCATATCATCCAGCCCTCAAATAGGGGAACGAAGGAGAAGATGAAGGTCAGGAACCCGGCCACTATCGCGGTGTAGAGGTCGGAGACCCCGAACAGGAGGAAGCCAAACGTCATCAGAATCCCTTTTATGACGTTCAAAACCAGCCAGGCCCTCACCAGTGCTCCGAGGGTCTTGTTGAGGCTTTCCAGGATTCTCTCGCCCAGTTCGCGGTTCTTTCTCGGGAGGGACAGGTGAATCTGCTTCGAAATCTCCTCGGCGTATGCGAGGGAATGGTAGAACGTGAGCAGGAATACCAGGAGCTGGAGGATGTAGAGGGGGAGTGAGAGGGTTTCGTGGGATATGTACTCCGAGATCCTGGGTATCAGCTGGTCCGAGAAGCGCTCGAGGAAGGCCAAAACCTCCGGCGGCAGTGGCTGGCTCATCAGCCAGTCAAAGAAGTCGACGATGCTGTCGTAGAAGGAGGATGCTACCTTAACGGATATCAGCAGCAGCTCGAAGGTCACCACGCCTCCTAGGCCGACGGTTCCAACGGTGAGGGCCGCGGCGGACTTCTTCCTGCCCATCCTGCCACTCAGCCGGCGGTGGATTGGGTATGCGGCGTAGGCGAGGACGATGCCAAAGAATATCGGGGTGATGAGGGGACTAACCGTTTCCCACGTGAGATACGTTATTATGAGAACCGCCGCCGTCCAGGCGATTAGTTCCGCCCGCATCGTCCCTCGACAGGTTTATTAGCCTCCCCCTTATAAATGCTGTGTGGTGAAGTGGAGGGAAAAAGAGCTTGCCGAGAAGGTTTCGGCCTATATAAACCGCGCGGAGCATTATGCCAAGGAAAGGCGCTTTGAAATGGCGTACGGTGCCTATGTGGACGCCCTGTACGCAATCGGGGCATACGTGATTTTTTCTTTTCCAAACTTCGCCCTTTGGGCGGGGTACGGGCAACCACCTAACAAGCCCTTAAGCAGGAAAGCGAAGGAAAAGCTTAAATATCATAATCACCCATACTCACTATTGGGTGGGCAATAGTGGGAAGAATCGACATTTACCTGAGGGACGACGTGGAAAAGAAGTTCAGAGAACTCGTCGAGAAACTTTACGGTGGAAGAAAAGGGAGCCTGAGCATAGCCGCTGAACAGGCGATTCTCGACTGGATTAAAAAAGTCGAAAGCGGGGAAAAATGAAGCGGACGGTAACCGTTAAACTCCAACCGAGCAAAGAGCAGGAAAAAGCACTCTTCGAATTAGCCCACGCTACCGCAGTAATCTGGAACAAAATCAACTACCAGAGACTCAAGCAATTCAAAGAATTCGGCAAGATAGATTTTCTTGGAACCCAACGGGAGGCTTATTACGAGTTTAAGGATTGGATTGGTGGTTCCACAATCCAGACCCTATCCAGAAAAAACGCTGAAAGCTGGCGCTCATTCTTCACCCTCCTCAAAAAGAAAAAAGACGGAGAACTCCCCGAAGAATTCAAGCCAAAACCACCCGGCTTCATCAGGAAAGAAAACGGAAGAAAACTCTTCATTATTCCACTCCGAAACGACCAGTACAGGGTTGATGGGAACGTTATCGAGTTGAGACGCCTCGGAAAGTTCGAGAGGCTAAGAATCCAGTTCAAGGGGAGAATACACTTGGAGGGAAAGCAGGGAAGGTTAGAGATAACTTATGATGACGTTAAGCGAAAATGGTATGCTCACGTGAGCTTCACTGTTGAGGAAAAGTTAATTGGGGACGAGTGGGTGAGAGTTCCAAGAAACCCCTTGGGCAATCTTTCAGCAGGAATTGATTTGGGAGTGAATAACTTAATGGCAGTTTACGTCGAGAACGGCGAGAGCTTTCTTGTGAATGGGGGGCCGTTAAAGAGTATTGCCTTTTACTGGCAGAAGAAAATCGCTGAGTACCAGTCGAAACTCAATAAAAGTGGTGCAAAGAAGAGCAGGAAGCTTAGAAGAATGCACGAGAGGGCGAAACTTCAAGCGGGACACTACATCAACACGGCGGTTAGACAAACAGTGGAGAGACTTTATCACCTTGGTGTTTCGAGAATTGTCGTTGGTTATCCTAAAGGTATTGGCAGGAACTCCAACAAGGGCAAGAAACAAAACTTCATTCTCTCCCACGTTTGGCGCTTCAACACACTGATTCAACGGCTCAAAGAGGTTGCAGAGGAGTATGGTATTCTCGTTGAGGTTGTGAACGAGGCTTTCACTTCTCAGTTTTGCCCTCTCTGTGGCCAACGCCATAAGAATGCTCGCTTTGTTAGGGGTTTGTTTGAGTGCCGTAGAGAGGGCGTTGTGATGAACGCCGACCTCGTTGGAGCTTTTAATATCTTAAAGAAGGCTTTGAAAACGATAACCCCGAACCTGCCGGGTTTAACGGCGGGTAGGGGTAATTGGGGCAAGGCCGCCCCTGAGGGGTTCAGGGAACCCTTAAAAGGGTTCCTGATGGAGACCCCTCAAACCTTCCCGGGCTTGGCGAGGGGTTAATTCGTTGGAACCCTCTCCCTTCACGGCGGGGAGGAGGTCAGGAGGCAACGATAACCACTTTAAGGGAGGACGTTGAGAGGCTCAGGGGAATGATGACTTTGCCGAGTCCTGAGGGGTGATGAGGTTCAGCGGCTGACCCTTCGACGACAGAAGCTCGCCTTCTCCTTTCCCCTCCTCCCTCCGGCACGCCTTCGCGGCATCCCTGAGTGTCTCTGCCAGTCCGGGGTTTCCGTGGAGCGTGACCACCACCGCGCCGCCGCCCAATGGGTGGAACGTTATCTCTATAACGCCCGTGATTCGGTCGACATCGATTCTCGAGGGCACCATCCTCACCAGAAATGCACCCTTCTCCATTCGGCCCCATACCGCCGTTATCTCGATGAGCCCGTGGGAGTAGAAGATGTTCATGAATGGAAGTGGGTCTTCCGTTGGCGTCAGGGGGTGGGCCACCTCGCCGTAGAAAAGGGCCTTTCCCCGTGCCGTTCCCAGGTAGATAGAACCGCAAAGGTCAT is part of the Thermococcus celericrescens genome and harbors:
- a CDS encoding DUF2240 family protein, yielding MHPIKRAVEYKGSVEFTRSELVGILAFSLRLMDVKAAKELIAKSLEEGLLEERGGVLVVNKALLAEEEAEEDLFNEMAAHIAGSLGWEREEVLEGIKSMRERYGDLDEKVLAYLFGMDKGVDMSRFKDRLEM
- a CDS encoding nicotinamidase → MPEEALIIVDMQRDFMPGGALPVPDGEGIIPRCNRYIEEFRKRGALIVATRDWHPENHVSFREQGGPWPRHCVQNTPGAEFVVELPADVVIISKATGPDKEAYSGFEGTNLAEILKRNGVRRVYICGVATEYCVKATALDAVKHGFETYLLRDAVKGIKPQNEERALGEMERAGVKVLYLI
- a CDS encoding RNA-guided endonuclease InsQ/TnpB family protein, whose product is MKLTRTVVLESLPLTKRKFKAIKEVYDEYSEILKFLTNYAVENRVKSHLKLRKIFYKKLKEEHDLPTHYYYTVCQDATTRAKSFLELKKKGKAKTKKPVIRNVSLWLDDVLWDYKRFPRFNILKNGRKILIIGFTTKRGRIKLSLKPHKLFFRYLDEGWKIKPGIKLRLLEKERKVLAYFVFEKEFTELEPTGRFLSVDYNADNVSFGTHEFLIQVKTGFGRMTRFYSDVRKQVQKTHSISWKRKVPSKRGRRLLRKFGRRKTNRRVDLQRKLAMRLVELAGRLNATIVLEAVPKNFNQKMVNRRRKSEKRLRDTPHNIGMSGFQRFVFEKAVECGVPIIFVNPAYSSQVCPHCGAFKVKPDDDALRRRVFKCPVCGFSLDRDFVAVLNLSGLFPFSLKANEPLVEGSVSSVMLVVEANLLHCKNSLVVVSRIETKVGAGGNGHIR
- a CDS encoding IS607 family transposase; the encoded protein is MPKFYKPSEVAELLNYNKVTIIRWIHAGKIRAIKIGRDFRIPEEEVQRLLGKKNETTRAVLYARVSGRDQEKDLETQLKTLEQYAISKGYQIVEEVKEIASGLNENRKGLKKLINLAKNNEYDVLIVTYPDRLTRFGFKYLEELFSAYNVRIETVFEKDKTPREELVEDLIAIITSFAGRLYGLRSHKNKKLVQGFKKLLVEVENE
- a CDS encoding AI-2E family transporter, encoding MRAELIAWTAAVLIITYLTWETVSPLITPIFFGIVLAYAAYPIHRRLSGRMGRKKSAAALTVGTVGLGGVVTFELLLISVKVASSFYDSIVDFFDWLMSQPLPPEVLAFLERFSDQLIPRISEYISHETLSLPLYILQLLVFLLTFYHSLAYAEEISKQIHLSLPRKNRELGERILESLNKTLGALVRAWLVLNVIKGILMTFGFLLFGVSDLYTAIVAGFLTFIFSFVPLFEGWMIWLIAAAYFAKKAMYLHAIGIAIYGFFLVSPMPDYTIRPMMVAKDANLDETLVFIGMIGGTWAMGVKGLIIGPIVLNLLLVLLKEWKRLLSK
- a CDS encoding RNA-guided endonuclease InsQ/TnpB family protein, translated to MKRTVTVKLQPSKEQEKALFELAHATAVIWNKINYQRLKQFKEFGKIDFLGTQREAYYEFKDWIGGSTIQTLSRKNAESWRSFFTLLKKKKDGELPEEFKPKPPGFIRKENGRKLFIIPLRNDQYRVDGNVIELRRLGKFERLRIQFKGRIHLEGKQGRLEITYDDVKRKWYAHVSFTVEEKLIGDEWVRVPRNPLGNLSAGIDLGVNNLMAVYVENGESFLVNGGPLKSIAFYWQKKIAEYQSKLNKSGAKKSRKLRRMHERAKLQAGHYINTAVRQTVERLYHLGVSRIVVGYPKGIGRNSNKGKKQNFILSHVWRFNTLIQRLKEVAEEYGILVEVVNEAFTSQFCPLCGQRHKNARFVRGLFECRREGVVMNADLVGAFNILKKALKTITPNLPGLTAGRGNWGKAAPEGFREPLKGFLMETPQTFPGLARG